TAGACATTAAAATGTCGTCTTCAATATCGCAACAGCAAATTGAATTTCGCACAAATAAGGAAAActcttttttcaatatttggtaATACCTTTAAAATATCAGAAGTTGCCTGGTTCTAGTATGTTAGTAATGTCCAGaattatttggtttatttttgtattattcgGTATGTAGAAAAtaatttctcccacctcagataagtagatccaataatttagctatgctagaaattcttatcttgcccacgggcgaagataaaatgcccgtatggaacttctttttaatggtctccacattgtaattacctcccttgttaaagactgttgtctgtagcatttaagaacattttcttgtggtaatatttagaacgctaattatttctcgcttcaaatgtcatcataaaacagtcatcacgcacctttcaagaaataatgcttcactctccttagaactatttaaagaccgatttgactaatAACATCATCTGAATcgctgcgcgcatatccatgacaaccacgaattatcgcatatccatgcgcaattatttttactaagcacaaaagagttccagcaaaaaatacatttttacttaattttgttaaactgaggtgggagaaaaagcatctaccatagccgctcgtgtaagataggttcatcccgaccctcgcgcagggtgttttgcgaaaactcggtaaacctcgtttccgcaaaacaccctacgctcaggtcgggatgaacctatcttacactctcggccatggaagatactaatAGTCTTCCAAAAGGACATAAGATAAGCTCAAAGTAACACtatcatttacatgtacatacgtattacgaaataatatatattattaaaaccaTACAACAGTGATAACCAAATTTGACAACCATTCAAAAAATCTTGTCGCCGTGATAACCTAATACCACTTGCATAGATAATAACAAAGGCAACAACATAAACAGATGTTTGATGATATGACATTCATATGAAATATCATCACAATGACATTATTTCGCTAGACAAACAATATGGATAATCATTAtggatttcaaacaatattcACTAATATACACACTGTATACTGTGTTTCAGGTTGGCGGTATGGAGCGTTCCTTTGCAAGGCGACCCCGTACCTTCAGGGTGTGTCCGTCTGTGCGTCCGTCAACTTTCTCGCCGCCATTGCAGCTGACAGGTAAATTGGCTACATGAGTCGATTTAAAACTATATCGCAGCGGcaaaaaggcaataaaaattacacttttttaacaaattatttataatttactaactatcatgttttaatatatacactttacaacttatacataaattaactttttactTAATCACTGGCAAGTTTATTGGTGTGATAAAGTATTAGGAAGTGTGTATGTTGTGTTGCAGATATCTGGCAATCTGCTACACTTTGGAACACAAGATGACATGGACGATCGGAAAAGTTATCGTCTGCGTTATATGGCTGTTTTCATTGTGTATCATGACGCCATGGGCACTGTTCTACAAGCTGAAAGCGGAGGTCATTCAAACGCAAGAGTTTTCCTTCTGTTACCAAGAGTGGCCAGTCGAGAACGGCGAGTCAGTGTTTCTACTGATAGTTTTCATCTCGTGCTACGTAATCCCGCTGGTTCTCATAATTGGCTGTTACTTTATGATTGCCCTGAGAGTTTCCACGCGCAATGCTCCGGGCATATTCCGGTACAACAATGTCATACAGAAATCCAAAGTTAAGGTCATAAAAATGTTGGTGCTAATTGTTCTGTTATTCGCGATTTCCTGGTTGCCactttatatcattttcttagTATTTGCTTTTAATCCTCCGGACCCGCACAGTAAAACCGCCGACATTCTAATAAATGTCTGTGTTCCAATCGCGCAGTGGCTTGGGAATTCCAACAGCTGCATGAACCCTATCATATACTGTTTCTACAGTAAGACAATTCGGAAGCGGACCGTGGCGATGCTGTCCTGCTCCAGAAACATCGAGGTCCGTAGGCGCCAGAGCCGCTACTCCAGTACAAGGCTCATGTCCGTGGACTACACAAATGGACAAATCACCCTCAGACTGAACAAGCGCCGCTGTGAATCGATCAACTTTCTTCCTCCgaaaaatggaaattatattTGCGAAAGCACATTCTATGATTAAAGCATAAGAGTGTGATATACAATCAGAGACATTTgtcaaaacataaatgacatcTGGCATTTTAGATCTTTACTTATTACTATCTAAATGCTTAATGTTTTTGATACTGAGTGCGCCTAAAATAATTTCTGTTGATTACCTTGTGGAAAATCTTTAAACATGCaaattaagatgttttattttgaaggtTGGTTAACCTTTTAAAGAGTCTCTCTTTGGTTTAACAttaatgttgtaaaatataattattagaaTTGATTTGTATTCGAGTAACAGTTATTGTACCAAACtcaagcaaaaaaaatatttaaaatgtcgTGCAATAAATTATTGTACAAAATCGTGTGTCTGTCTTTAATTTGCGTTTCACTGAACAAGTACATTTGATCAAGATATGTCGCGAAAAAGGataggatttttttcaaatgtatgtttttaactttaaactgAACGAcatgattttaaaagtaatttatttcgTCTTAAAATACATGAGCTTTTTTTTcgaataaataattgaaacataATTTACTTCAAACAGATATGCATTCAACTCATTGTGAAGTTAGGACCTCTAGAAGCGGTTTATATACCCgtttttcaacgttttttatTGATCATTTGTCGCACAACGtgttttgtttcactttatacCTTTTGAATTTGAGTCTCCAGGTGGTTTTCGATGTaagagataaaataaatgatcaatCGTCGACCAATCGCCGAACATTCCGAAAATTCCGGTACTAATTCATTTCTTTCTAAATCAAATCCCGATTAACATGGATTGGACATCAGGCTTAAATTAAGCGATgggcaaataaaaatataaaaactcaAGCATGTGTTTATAGTGAAAGTGGCCGACCTCTGCTCGTGCCAAGGCATGCACATGccatcatttcttttttttgcacAGATAAACTCTAAAGTGAAAGAGAAAACCAGAAACTCCAAAATCAGAATGTAAGCAAACCTGTCTTTTACaattcaatcaaaacaaaaccatgtatttaaattgtataaaccCTTTTATCCAGATTTTGTCTCGTATATTATTTCGCAATAATCAAAAATGTCTAGATTTGAGCCCTTACGAAACgatattttctgtgtattttagCGCACTACTAAAAGTAAGCATAACTTGTCCTCAAATGACATCCTTTTGTAGATTCAAACAACTAAAGACACTAATACCACTGTTATTGGCTGTACAAACTTTGATCAAATGAAGAATGTACACGGTGAATTGAGAATCAGACTTTTTATGTTAATACTTACTACTTACACAAACTACtataatttttgttaaaatgcatACTGACAAAACGTTCCAAAAAcaatattggaaaatataaAGATGATTGGTATGGAGATTGTGACTTTAGCGGAAATTTTACAAATAGTTATTGCAATATTGATTAATCCTGACTGtctcgtaaaaataaaaataaaaaataggtaaaaTATTAGAGTTGGCATTAACCATAGAAACAAACACTTACTAATTGTTGGTAGTGATTTTAACACTTATAAGATAGTAATGGAAACAAAAAAAAGGTTATTTGTATTAACGTAAGCAGTCGAAACAAACTCAATTAAACGTGATTAATAATGGTatcttttttgaaatttgaatgtggaaaataatgagaaaaacattcaatacTTTGCAAACCTTGAAAACGGCatgcataatttgaaaacaatgcacactttaaaagataataatacaattataacTTAACCTTTAGTAATATTAAATGCTCAACGGACACTCTTCAAGAAATTATACACAAAACCTGATTTTAATTTAGATTGCAACAGTTTCTTCTCGGCACAAATTGCCGAACTAAAAAAGACAAGAACACTTCAAAAGGCTTGGGGTCTGATGGTTTCACTGCCGagtttaaaatattctttgtcAATGCTATTCAACAATGTTTTACAGAAGGCAATTGATCTTCCTTATAAAACAAGGtctattttttaaattccaaaCCAACGGAGATATTGATAAGTTATTTCGAACTGAAGACCAATAAGTTCACTTAATGTAGATTATATAAATCGCAACGAAATCCAAATAAATAGATTTTGATTAAATTGTTAGACCTTTTCAAACAGGGTTTTTTCATGGTAGAAACATACGATTTATAGATGAATGTATTCGCTGTTTAAAATTAGCATGGGTTGATATTTTTGCCGATTTGAAAAACCTTTTGATACATTAAACCACGAATTCATACTTAAAACTGGAGATCTTTTGAATTTGGGTGATATTTAACAAACTTGGTAAAGCTCTTATGATAGCAACAGTGTTATAATGAATAATGATTTTCTCTTTGAAGAATTTCGAATTCGATTGGGCGTCTGACAAAGCTCCCCTCTGCCTTCTTCCTTATTAAGCATTTGTATTTAACTGCTATCTAAtacaatacagaaaaataaactaattaaatgaatacaattacATAACAATGAAGAGAAACAATCGCTTTTTGCAGACGATGCTACATACATTAATGATGGCTCCAGAAAGTCATGCGAAACTTTGCAGACGATGCTACATACATTAATGATGGCTCCGGAACGTCATTCGAAACTTTGCAGACGATGCTACATACATTAATGATGGCTCCGAAACGTCCTTCGAAACTTTGCAGACGATGCTACATACATTAATGATTGCTCCGAAACGTCATTCGaaactttcatttaaataatacaaaactttaaaacaatatctgaCCTAATTTTAGATCCATCAAAATGTACAATATTAAGAGTTATACAATAAAGCCACATTTATCATATGGGCGGTAGAATATTTCTTTTGATCGCAAAATAAATGTCACTTATATAAGAAGAAAGCAATTTTAATTATCAGAGTTCCCTTAATGTTCCTAAACTAAATCATACACCATTGTCTCTTTAAATGCGCGGTTTTGTATCTTTAACCTAcacttatatatattaagtagtGCCCACCACTTCCGGAAACTTAGATCTGTATACGAAATATATCAAACAAgagatatacatgttcatgaaCGGCGTGATTTTCAGAGATTACGACTGAAATATATTCTGAGattacatcaaaatattttttcagtttattttatgcttaaatttaagaaaaacatttaatttaattggcGATAGTTAGAAACACGCTTATTGTTATGTCATTTTTCTTACTTAATTGGAATGTAACGTTTTCTGCAcgtgatatttattttaaagtgtaGAGTTCCCATGTCGGAATGgctaaaaaatatcatattcaatGTTTTCCCAATACATATGAACAACTATGGCAACAAGTTTTCGAATTTGAGCGAACAATAGCTTCGAGTTTAATTTCGTCTGATATAACCGCCGTTTTATTAACGTTTTTCTAGTTTAATGTTCCACATCCAATTTAAACGTTAATGACGAATttctaataaaacaacaatattagtTTGAACCATTGTAGTGGTTGCATTTTATGATGGGATCCTACTTTAAAGGATAGTTATTGGAGAAAAAAGTATCCCTCTGTATTACAGAACGCAGCCACAAAACAAAAGTATAATATAAAGCCAAAGAAGATTTCTACCATTACCCGCGTGGGAGGTCTACGGATAACAGCGCTAGCTAAATATATGATGATGAAttcacattaaaaatatattcacctGCGAATATAGCGAATCCCAATACCCCGATACATTCTCttcataattaattaataatttacttaCAGACATATGTTTATGCTTACAATAAACTCTATTAATAAGAGTCCAGACCTCAGTTATACAAAATTAGAATAACTATTACAATCAAACTGAGTAAAGCCAATACATTACTAGAGTACTCACACACTGGAAAATCAAGAAAAATGGAAGtatgtcaaaaaaaataaacaaattccaGTGTTATTGGATTTATTACGAGTCGTCATGTATAATACACAATTGCATTCAATGAGTTCAGGAAATGTGTGAACACAATTGTGTTTGACGAGTGTCAGATCATTTTTTAGACATGTTTATTTcctgtaaaaaacaaaaaaaaactacctGCTTCACCTGTTTATCGTCAGCACAGATAACAAAGATAACGTTTTCTTGTTTTTACCGGGAAAAGCATGTGATAAGGAGAAGCTGACAACACAATGCCGTTGCAGAAATGTGATAGAATAGTTTAAACAAAAGTAATACTCTATCTGATCtcttttgttcaataaatgtaaatgaaatactGTGATGATATCCagtaacagtgtgtgtataccacgtgataaattacgtcatatatgctacgtcggaaggcaatatttttcttaaaataaagacttaaatcaaaggtAACTTTTCgcttactacaccattttaaatgaaacaaaggccagtctatgtagcttaaagagccccaccttttttaataaccggagtttgataaggtgattagtttcatcaaacacttcaacaaacctgtttcccaaacaatgttttgacagtgctccgtcagacggccgtattgtgtaaagatttgtcgaagtgttataagaaactaaactctcaatcaaaatttggtaaaagaccgaaggcggggctccgtaagctgcatagactgcgctatgtttcatttaaactggtaaagaaaatgaaatattatcattgttttaagtcttcaattgaagcaaaatattgccttccgacgtagcatttatgacgcaatttatcacgtggtatacacacactgagtaaGAACCCCCAACATCaacaattacttttttttatatgaatggTGACGTCACATCTTgatatatgacgtcataatttttATCCTCATGACGTAACTTACGGTTTAAATACAGCAAGTGAAACACgtttcaagattatttttttcattattttaaatcaaaaggaaatatcataaatgaatctgattatttaaatggaaaaaaagaactacttttttcaatttaatctttatcataaaataaatattgggtATAAACGTATGGCTCGcaggaatattaccaattaagaacagaacagaatttattcGATTTAAACCATTACGGTTTCTCATCataaagatatacaaaatagataaatacaaatgttaaacaataagcAATACAAGAGTTGCTAcatataaacaaagtgatacTTAAATATTAAGCAGTGCATGAGCTCATAAAGATAAACAAGagaacaaattataatatttcatcgCATCATGGATATATTATGCAAAGATTTTATAGTGTTGTTTAATATGCTGTTTCTAATTCCATATGCATCTCTTATATAGGTGGCAAGATTATTTAGTTCGTTTCTTCTTTTAGAATTAAGCTGTGAAAGCATTTTGAAAACACTTGGATTTCTCCAATAAAAGTTTTAATGTGTCTTCGTCTAAGATCTCCATAAGGTgcacatttaaattttaattaagcaTTTCATGTTACCATTTATATTGTTAACAAACAGCGAAGTGATGTTGCTATATTGcacatgtgtaatatataagagatattatatttggacgcttttctggtgacgtCAAATTTGGTGTATTgacacgaaaaaaaaaaaagaacctACCTGTTTCACCTGCGCTGATGAGGCGTAAAAGTAAAGAAGTTGTTCACTTTCCCGAGCGACACTATTTTCTCCAGACCATACACTTTTTGGCAGTATTGAGGATTTATTTTCGCAATTTCATAATATGAAATGCATTTCTTGagttaaagttttatcattttacgtTTAACCTTTTCTACAATATGTATACACCCTGGTAAAAGTAAGTTTGGTATCTTATCTCTGTTCTCCAAAACAATTATGCCTACCTTCCTTCCCAATTTTTGTTGAGATGTGCATGGTAACAAAGATCTTTTTTTTTGGCCTGATTATCCGAATGCCACAATGGTCAAAGCAATGCTATTTCCCGCGATACATGCAATGCAGAGAGGTAGAACATGGgcgaatttaaaacaaaaaacgtaTATCTAATCATTTCGTTCATTAGTAAAACGAATTATTTGATGACATccagaaaaaataatattagcaCTTTACCTTTGAAGAAATTTGCTTCGACGTCATACAGAGTTAGATGACGTcataattttatgatatgttCATATCGtcattacattttcaaattcaagAAGTGTCAAACAGTAAGAGAGTTTtcattaaaccaaaataaaatattacgaTTTTCtcatatgatttaaataaaaaaatcaacagtcAATAACCCTTAATTAGTAAAACAAAACGAGAAATAAACGTATGAACTGCTGGAGATCTACcaatttatttgtaatgtttCCAATTAAATTAATTACCAACATGTGGTTTGACATTGTTAAATAACATATGTGTAATTCAGGAAACTACGTGATGGTTATTTTAAACTGGAAACGAGGTTTGGCATGTGATAGAGTGATATCAGTGATGTACACACGAAGCAGCCTTAGGAGTGGTTAATCATCCAATGGAAATTACAACTGCCAAAGGGTGTTTGTAatgaattcaatttatttttatgtctgtAATTTATTATTCATAGTTCAAAATAGTtctttttacaacttctttcTTACTTAttgctgtattttttatttatgccaTGCTGACGAgtgttttgttttcgtttattCATTTGTTCCCATAGCGGAATAGTGACACGTATGCTGAGCTTCATCGTGCAATAAATATTATGCGAATTAATTAAAACGCATGCTAGTTATTAAAATTttccttgaaaaaaaacaacaacatgcttCAAAGCAATCACTTCTACAACCTATtacgataatttaaatatacgTGTATATGGTTGTGGGTGTAAGAACCATATTTATGCATAACTGTTTTGTTACTCATTTAACGTGTCAGCAGAAATATTTACATAGTAATGCTTATATACGTGTTGTTCATACGTCATCTTGTCTCTGACATTATATCGACTTTGTCTCTGACAATATATCGACTTTGTGTCTGACATTATATCGACTTTGTCTCTGACAATATATCGACTTTGTCTCTGACATTATATCGACTTTGTCTCTGACATTATATCGACTTTGTCTCTGACCAATATATCGACTTTGACAATATATCGACTTTGTTTCTGACATTATATCGACTTTGTCTCTGACATTATATCGACTTTGTCTCTGACAATATATCGACTTTGACTCTGACATTATATCGACTTTGTCTCTGACAATATATCGACTTTGTCTCTGACATTATATCGACTTTGACTCTGACATTATATCGACTTTGTCTCTGACATTATATCGACTTTGTCTCTGACATTATATCGACTTTGTCTCTGAAATTATATCGACTTTGTCTCTGACAATATATCGACTTTGACTCTGAAATTATATCGACTTTGTCTCTGACATTATATCGACTTTGTCTCTGACAATATATCGACTTTGTCTCTGACAATATATCGACTTTGTCTCTGACATTATATCGACTTTGTCTCTGACATTATATCGACTTTGACTCGGACATTATATCGACTTTGTCTCTGACATTATATCGACTTTGTCTCTGACAATATATCGACTTTGTCTCTGACAATATATCGACTTTGTCTCTGACATTATATCGACTTTGTCTCTGAAATTATATCGACTTTGTCTCTGACAATATATCGACTTTGTCTCTGACAATATATCGACTTTGTCTCTGACATTATATCGACTTTGTCTCTGACATTATATCGACTTTGTCTCTGACAATATATCGACTTTGTCTCTGACAATATATCGACTTTGTCTCTGGCATTATATCGACTTTGTCTCTGAAATTATATCGACTTTGTCTCTGACAATATATCGACTTTGTCTCTGACAATATATCGACTTTGTCTCTGACATTATATCGACTTTGTCTCTGAAATTATATCGACTTTGTCTCTGACAATATATCGACTTTGTCTCTGACATTATATCGACTTTGTCTCTGACAATATATCGACTTTGTCTCTGACATTATGACTTTGTCTCTGACATGATATCGACTTTGTCTCTGACATTATATCGACTTTGTCTTTGAAAAAATATCGACTTTGTCTCTGACATTATATCGACTTTGTCTCTGACATTATATCGACTTTGTCTGTGAAAAAATATCGACTTTGTCTCTGACAATATATCGACTTTGTGTCTGACATTATATCGACTTTGTCTCTGACAATATATCGACTTTGTCTCTGACATTATATCGACTTTGTCTCTGACATTATATCGACTTTGTCTCTGACAATATATCGACTTTGACAATATATCGACTTTGTTTCTGACATAATATCGACTTTGTCTCTGACATTATATTGACTTTGTCTCTGACAATATATCGACTTTGACTCTGACATTATATCGACTTTGTCTCTGACAATATATCGACTTTGTCTCTGACATTATATCGACTTAGACTCTGACATTATATCGACTTTGTCTCTGACATTATATCGACTTTGTCTCTGAAATTATATCGACTTTGTCTCTGACATTATGTCGACTTTGTCTCTGACAATATATCGACTTTGTCTCTGACATTATGTCGACTTTGACTCTGACATTATATCGACTTTGTCTCTGACATTATATCGACTTTGTCTCTGACAATATATCGACTTTGTCTCTGACAATATATCGACTTTGTCTCTGACATTATATCGACTTTGTCTCTGACATTATATCGACTTTGACTCTGACATTATATCGACTTTGTCTCTGACATTATATCGACTTTGTCTCTGACAATATATCGACTTTGTCTCTGACAATATATCGACTTTGTCTCTGACATTATATCGACTTTGTCTCTGAAATTATATCGACTTTGTCTCTGACAATATATCGACTTTGTCTCTGACAATATATCGACTTTGTCTCTGACATTATATCGACTTTGTCTCTGACATTATATCGACTTTGTCTCTGACAATATATCGACTTTGTCTCTGACAATATATCGACTTTGTCTCTGACATTATATCGACTTTGTCTCTGAAATTATATCGACTTTGTCTCCGACAATATATCGACTTTGTCTCTGACAATATATCGACTTTGTCTCTGACATTATATCGACTTTGTCTCTGACATTATATCGACTTTGTCTCTGACAATATATCGACTTTGTCCCTGACATTATATCGACTTTGTCTCTGACAATATATCGACTTTGTCTCTGACAATATATCGACTTTGACTCTGACATTATATCGACTTTGTCTCTGACAATATATCGACTTTGTCTCTGACATTATATCGACTTTGTCTCTGACATTATATCGACTTTGTCTCTGAAAAAATATCGACTTTGTCTCTGACATTATATCGAACTTGTCTCTGACAATATATCGACTTTGTCTCTGAAAAAATATCGACTTTGTCTCTGACATTATATCGACTTTGTCTCTGACAATATATCGACTTTGTCTCTGAAAAAATATCGACTTTGTCTCTGACATTATATCGACTTTGTCTCTGACATTATATCGACTTTGTCTCTGAAAAAATATCGACTTTGTCTCTGACATTATATCGACTTTATCTCTGCAGACAAGCCACATACACATTGAACTATTTATTAGGGATTTATTAGGGGTTAATTAtccgagtacccgagtaccaaattactactcgagtactcgaaaaaaatattttttataaaattcactaaatacacgatttacagacgtAAGTATCAGATCTGGCGCGTTTCAAATaagacaatttacggtccctctaatcccctcTGTGACCAAATTGAAAGGCAGTGACaccaacatttataaataaatactatttgTCAATAAATTTTGGTGTCACTGCCCTTCAACGGTCAGCAAGGGAGTACACCGGGGGTTTTAACCAATGAACCTCACACATATCGTAACCCGTATATACAATTTCAGAATTAAAACTATGAGCCAAAtcggaaaaaaatgtcaacGCCCACCTCAGtcgaaaaaataattatttcataaattttggTCAATAATGTCGAAAGGGATATGCCCATTGAATATCAAATAGAGAACAGAACAGATCATTAATTTTCCAGAAGATCATAGACCCATGTGGccgaatatcatacaaaaatggcgacaagtacaaaacatgtgtaaataaactaaatattcattcatatacatgcattttcgtgCACTACAGACATCATATAACATaccaaaacatacaataatcaaaattttaacaatacaatgaatggTTTATAGGTGATATATTTCAAGCAATTCTCTTTAATATTTAACAGGTCGTGTCTTTACAAATGTATGCACGAAAAATATCACAACAAACCAATTACAAATTCCATCAAATTGTGAATAGTTGCAGGACAATGCATGCATGGTAGGCACGCACGCACTGAAAAATGGAACGACCTTACACGTATTATACGTGCACTATCAGTATGAATGTATGTAAAAGCTTCGCCATTGGTCTCTAGGTAACCGATATGCCAATATGATGGTTGTTTTATCGTGCCATTAGCCGTtatgttaaattgttataatgGTGACTCCATAttcttttggtatttttgtagTATTTTCTCCACGCATTAAACACTTTCAAATGACACCCATCATATATCTAATCACCATGAGTCCAATATTCACTATATACTTGTACATAGGATAACTATATTAATTGAAAGTCGAGATTTTATCGTCTGAAAGTCAAGCCACACTGgctttgtttataaatgcaccTATATATGTGGCATAGGCTGATATCGGCATGGATATTGTCATTCCAATCTTATGTAAAGAATGATTACATAGGCAGATTATTCTCTAAGATGTCTGTCCTACATCTATTGCATAACATTGCCTTGACTGGAAATAACTATTTTCTATCTAAtggatattataaaaaaaagacgAATGTGCATTACTTGTCAACTAACGAAAATAATGTTCTGACCACAAGCTGTGTAGTCGCCATTACCGTTACACAAGCTCGGATGCTAAGTGTCTTTATTCATCTATTCCTGTATTTCATGTTATTGACATTGCAGGAGTGACAAACGTCCAGACATTTCCGGTCAGGCAACTTCCATTCCGACTTAAAAATGGATAAGATAAAAGGTCGAATAAAGAACGCCACGGGAATGTATCGCGTAAGCAAAGAAAGTTCTGATTGAGAGACACTAGCAGTGGTTGTAATAGGAAGAGCATTCGAAATGCATAATTCGCTTTGAAATTTACTACATTTTGATGTGACTTAGTGTGTT
Above is a genomic segment from Mya arenaria isolate MELC-2E11 chromosome 2, ASM2691426v1 containing:
- the LOC128225120 gene encoding neuropeptide SIFamide receptor-like, whose amino-acid sequence is MEENNDSYFENMSEYLNTSTMSPNDTLPEQMELIPDIRQPMYMIMIYSLAYGLIFVFALFGNVVVITVVCRTRRLHTLTNFFIVNLAVADMLVTVFCVPITLLDSLYNGWRYGAFLCKATPYLQGVSVCASVNFLAAIAADRYLAICYTLEHKMTWTIGKVIVCVIWLFSLCIMTPWALFYKLKAEVIQTQEFSFCYQEWPVENGESVFLLIVFISCYVIPLVLIIGCYFMIALRVSTRNAPGIFRYNNVIQKSKVKVIKMLVLIVLLFAISWLPLYIIFLVFAFNPPDPHSKTADILINVCVPIAQWLGNSNSCMNPIIYCFYSKTIRKRTVAMLSCSRNIEVRRRQSRYSSTRLMSVDYTNGQITLRLNKRRCESINFLPPKNGNYICESTFYD